The nucleotide window GGCGCGATGGCGGTGGTGAGCACGGTGATCTGGCACAGCCGCCGCAGGCGCTCAATCCTCACGCTGGCGCTCGTGGCCGTCGCGCTCTTCGGCGGACTGGTCGCCTACCACGCGGGCACGCTTCGCGGACTCGGGTGGCTGTAGCGGTCTACTCCTCGAGCGGCGTCTCTACGGCCGACCGGGTTCCAACTCCGCGACGATCGTGCGGTACTTCTCGTGGACAAGCTGCGCGTCGAATTCGGCCGACTCCTCGAGCATCGCCCGCTTCTCCGCCTCGGTGAAGTAGGCGAGGCATGGCCGGAAGAAGTGCTTGTCCTCCTTGGCGATGTGCACCGGGTAGAAGTCCGAGAGCGTCTGGATGGTCGCGCGAACCGCCTCGAGTGCGCCCTCGTCGCCGGCACGGTAGGCGGCGTTCGCCTCGACGAGTTGCCCGGTGACCTGCCGCCCGAGCAGGTGGTCCGCGATCAGGCCCTGCATGTCTGCCCCGAGCGCAGGGTCGAGGTCCTTCTTGGCAAGCTCCCGGAAGAGGATGTCCTCCTCCTTGCCGTGGTGGCATCGGTCGGCGTACGTGCGGATGAAGTCCGTGGCCGTGTCGATGAAGCCGGGGTCGACGGTGCCGGTCTCGTCGATCGTTGTCAGCTGCTCGCGCATGAGCGCGATCATCCGCTCGATGAGCCGGTGCTCCCAAACGAGTGGACCGGTGGGTGTGCGCCACTGCATGTCGTTCTCCTTTCAGGCACTCCTGCGTTCGTCTATTCCCTTGCC belongs to Coriobacteriia bacterium and includes:
- a CDS encoding hemerythrin domain-containing protein, which translates into the protein MQWRTPTGPLVWEHRLIERMIALMREQLTTIDETGTVDPGFIDTATDFIRTYADRCHHGKEEDILFRELAKKDLDPALGADMQGLIADHLLGRQVTGQLVEANAAYRAGDEGALEAVRATIQTLSDFYPVHIAKEDKHFFRPCLAYFTEAEKRAMLEESAEFDAQLVHEKYRTIVAELEPGRP